Proteins from one Triplophysa dalaica isolate WHDGS20190420 chromosome 6, ASM1584641v1, whole genome shotgun sequence genomic window:
- the obsl1a gene encoding obscurin-like protein 1a encodes MDVFGGAPRVLGYPRPVLVKCGTDAILKCQIGGDPQPDVIWERKNEPVPPEGRYRITQEGKVYTLYISRVTVEDAGQYICKAKNNIGETYAAATLKVEEEALELQKTQPPQQQQQLQNEVKVVAPEQEITMMKQQQLEKVHQVDPVQENKPRFLIKPLSLRVDRGEDAAFSCKLWGEPLPEVVWKKDGKALNEIYESAHYHVGQQDGGWFQLKILRTRAPDGGVYTCKAINEYGEAMAGAVLLVEPVPEQRRESVTNGYTNGHCSSHESRDVHSKVKHSKEPHLNVAKAKKFTVTEGKHAKFRCYVTGKPKPEIVWKKNGEVISPGRRCLIFEDREGYYTLKVLYCKQQDTGLYICAASNALGNTLSAVHLSVKGPPVRFKRALQDVEVRERDVAILECEVPEELISTAWYLEDQRLQPGNKYNMEQKGTRRWLTIQDVGADDDGVYLCEMPDGGKSIAELAVKGTIVKKLPRRLEVMEGENAAFCVEVDEDEMEIYWFKDRLQLKENHQTIIKSFGRTHILVFVNTSYQDSGTITFMAGRSKTSSKLRVKTIRHCPPICPVSVQINTDCPNGAILSWSPSPNLQNSSKSVYVLERQEVGSQDWQRCMTTETGTTAEILCDSVPCEGDFRFRVCCVNKYGRSGHVEFPKAIHLVPGPKIKVPLKNAVVTEGEDAVFSIELSTSMIGTWFLNSMQLQDSERFSIAQSKNQHILRVHQVPHVYDGAEITFIATGVRDSAVLQIKASVVKFLPLSEMDTEKRVEVGNPIVLYCEVSHSMAAVNWFKDGQEISVDEKITIQSDDFMRRIVIQSAEYSDSGVYTCRSNNDVLTFNVNVEATRFTFECLSEAERNRSIEAGDPIVLHCEVSNPDAEVCWFRNGEPLSPQDGREIQTNGNIRTLIIQSADYYDSGTYSCQSAEDVAVFQVDITGPPVSFKEVPQEERQKITLELDPVVFTCELSRPDAPGCWFKDGLEVLQSDNITIQAEGTMRRLIIRSAKLADAGTYTYQAGDNAMSFSVNIKEPPVTILDPKDDVHIERYVSEEIMLKCELSRSNGDVQWFKDGLKLQESENIHQSAEGPYRMVTILHAFRRDSGEYVCDTGDDSVFFQLNVTEAPVRFVSPSEPEVDVCILSSERLVLSCEISNADAEVCWYRDGMEVEENDNLILEDDGIYRRLEIPCAAIDDSAEYVCEIADDSVTFWVKIQEPPVQLSSSKESGSVTESFTGEPVVLELEVSRNNADVCWMKDGVNVEESSNITITENGLVRKLTIHSPTLNDSGIYTCNAIDDTLDFLVKINESPIKILKKDEIKIEHKVVLYDDIVLECELSQANSVVNWYKNGSPIEENERFCFEEEGTFRTLVILCAEQQDSGEYILDANDDKISFHVTVQEPAVRIIGNSGESDYQEMVTGDDLILACEVSRANAPVTWFFNEKPLVPNERMQMESNETLRKLMVSNLLLSDSGKYICDAVDDKMITVVKVQEPPVEFLNKEEVNLVTGYEAESLTLTAMVSRHNAPVRWLKDWTSVSGERFYIGSEGLTRTLTIDPLKRLDSGEYMCDANTDEMHFSLLVKEMRIKFVKPLIDTVGHKDGMVTLRCELCKPKADVQWLKDGVEIIPSRRFSIRADGPERSLTIHRISKEDAGEYACESKDDCTSARLRVEMPRVVEFLTELRNTAVMEGEDATFKCVVSPDNVQLVWLMDGEAINPSDRFYIEQNGLCHTLIIRKVQHLDSSRITAEAEGVISKATLKVQDAQVLFTKRMDAVMAEEFGEATLETEVCLESGEVQWMRQGVVIQPGPRHKLTQNGCKRSLTISNLNLSDRGTYRCESLHDRTQVKLNVEPRKIVIRRGLMDVETYERETASFEVELSHSDVEGVWQKDGLRIKPSNTFRVSSNGRVHGLTLSNLTLEDSGSIVFMGEGLRTTSRLVVKEPPVIIIKRLSDVRCEEGSSVTLECELSRQNVDVKWQKNGMELKSTKALRIYSMGRKRCLQIMESCISDSGLYTCDIGDINSSCKLDVYERELEMITGLKDLCIKEDQNAVFMCEVSMEEMPGEWYKNGSRIRPTSTIKTRREGTKHFLLICNVKAEDSGEIKFVSKQIESIAHLEVEELPASIVRPLRDRTALEKHRVILECTVSSPRCEVTWYKEGEELESTEHMEIIEEDCYHKLIIHQVALEDEGTYSIEVGEHTSTAKLLVEAQSIQVKNNLEDVEVRAPEPACFQCEVSVTLVKPPTWTLKGETLQSGPDVRIENRGTVHKLMFSKTSCDMSGIVQFNTGKAKSSAKLTVLN; translated from the exons ATGGATGTTTTTGGTGGTGCTCCTCGTGTACTCGGTTACCCACGGCCAGTTCTGGTGAAATGTGGAACCGATGCCATCCTTAAATGTCAAATTGGTGGAGATCCCCAACCAGATGTGATCTGGGAGAGAAAGAATGAGCCTGTTCCCCCTGAGGGACGGTATCGTATCACCCAGGAAGGCAAAGTGTACACCCTTTACATTTCTAGAGTGACAGTAGAAGATGCTGGACAGTATATTTGCAAAGCCAAGAACAATATTGGAGAAACCTATGCAGCTGCTACCCTTAAAGTAGAAGAAGAAGCTCTAGAGCTCCAGAAAACAcaaccaccacaacaacaacaacaactacaaAATGAAGTAAAGGTGGTTGCGCCAGAACAGGAAATTACAATGATGAAGCAACAACAGTTAGAGAAAGTACACCAAGTAGACCCAGTCCAAGAAAATAAGCCTCGATTTCTGATCAAACCACTTTCCCTAAGAGTAGACCGAGGAGAAGATGCTGCTTTCTCCTGTAAGCTGTGGGGTGAACCCCTTCCTGAGGTTGTGTGGAAGAAAGATGGCAAAGCCTTAAATGAGATCTACGAGAGTGCACACTACCACGTTGGCCAGCAAGATGGAGGCTGGTTCCAACTGAAGATTTTAAGAACAAGAGCCCCGGATGGAGGTGTCTACACGTGCAAAGCGATTAATGAGTACGGAGAAGCAATGGCTGGTGCAGTGCTCTTGGTGGAGCCCGTTCCAGAGCAAAGACGGGAAAGTGTCACAAATGGCTATACCAATGGGCACTGCTCATCACATGAAAGTAGAGATGTTCATTCAAAGGTCAAACACTCCAAAGAGCCTCACCTGAATGTGGCAAAGGCTAAGAAATTCACTGTGACAGAAGGCAAACATGCCAAGTTCCGTTGTTATGTAACTGGAAAGCCCAAACCGGAGATTGTATGGAAGAAAAATGGGGAGGTCATTTCACCGGGTCGGAGATGTCTCATTTTTGAAGATAGAGAGGGATATTACACACTAAAAGTGCTGTACTGCAAACAACAGGATACAGGACTTTACATATGTGCTGCTTCAAATGCACTGGGAAACACATTGAGTGCTGTGCACCTGTCAGTAAAAG GGCCACCAGTCCGCTTCAAGCGAGCATTACAAGATGTGGAGGTTAGGGAGAGGGATGTTGCCATTTTGGAATGTGAGGTTCCGGAAGAGTTAATTTCCACGGCATGGTACTTGGAAGATCAAAGATTACAGCCAGGGAATAAGTATAACATGGAACAGAAGGGCACACGGAGATGGCTCACCATACAAGATGTTGGGGCGGATGATGATGGGGTTTACCTTTGCGAGATGCCTGACGGTGGAAAGAGTATTGCAGAATTGGCAGTTAAAG GTACAATCGTGAAAAAGCTTCCACGGAGGCTAGAGGTAATGGAGGGAGAGAATGCAGCATTCTGCGTTGAGGTAGACGAGGATGAGATGGAGATCTACTGGTTTAAAGATAGACTGCAGTTAAAAGAAAACCATCAAACCATCATCAAGTCCTTCGGAAGAACCCACATCCTGGTCTTTGTCAACACATCGTACCAAGACTCTGGAACAATCACCTTTATGGCAGGCAGATCGAAAACAAGTTCCAAGCTAAGAGTCAAAA CTATTCGACATTGCCCACCCATTTGTCCTGTGAGTGTCCAGATAAACACTGACTGTCCAAATGGTGCCATCCTCTCCTGGTCACCATCGCCCAACTTGCAAAACTCCAGCAAGTCAGTGTATGTGTTAGAGCGACAAGAAGTGGGGTCTCAGGATTGGCAGCGATGCATGACCACAGAGACTGGCACTACCGCTGAGATCCTGTGTGACAGTGTGCCATGTGAGGGCGACTTTAGATTCCGTGTCTGCTGCGTTAATAAATATGGCAGAAGCGGCCATGTGGAGTTTCCCAAAGCGATACATCTGG TCCCCGGGCCAAAGATCAAAGTCCCTTTGAAGAATGCCGTGGTCACGGAGGGGGAAGATGCTGTATTCTCCATTGAGCTCTCAACTTCCATGATCGGCACATGGTTCCTGAATAGCATGCAGCTGCAGGACAGCGAACGCTTCTCCATAGCCCAGTCAAAGAACCAGCACATCTTACGTGTTCATCAGGTGCCTCACGTGTATGATGGAGCTGAGATCACCTTTATTGCTACTGGTGTAAGAGATTCGGCAGTACTACAGATTAAAG CCAGTGTGGTGAAATTTTTACCTCTGTCAGAGATGGACACCGAGAAGCGCGTTGAGGTGGGAAACCCCATTGTACTGTATTGTGAGGTGTCCCACTCCATGGCCGCTGTTAACTGGTTCAAAGATGGACAAGAGATCAGTGTAGACGAGAAGATAACTATCCAGTCAGACGACTTCATGCGGAGGATTGTCATTCAGTCAGCCGAATACTCTGATTCTGGAGTGTACACCTGCAGATCGAACAATGACGTGCTCACATTTAATGTGAATGTTGAag CGACCCGCTTCACATTTGAGTGTCTGTCAGAAGCAGAGAGGAACAGGTCTATAGAGGCTGGAGATCCCATAGTTCTCCATTGTGAGGTGTCAAACCCAGACGCTGAGGTGTGCTGGTTCAGAAATGGGGAGCCTCTCTCTCCACAGGATGGAAGAGAAATCCAGACGAATGGAAACATCAGGACGCTGATCATCCAGTCTGCAGATTATTACGATTCTGGCACATATAGTTGCCAGTCAGCTGAGGATGTAGCTGTGTTTCAGGTTGACATTACAG GTCCACCTGTGTCATTTAAAGAGGTTCCACaagaagagagacagaaaatcACTCTGGAACTGGACCCTGTGGTTTTCACCTGTGAACTCTCACGACCAGATGCACCCGGCTGCTGGTTTAAAGATGGACTTGAGGTTCTTCAGTCAGACAATATTACCATCCAAGCTGAAGGCACCATGAGAAGACTTATAATCCGTTCAGCCAAGCTTGCCGATGCTGGGACATATACATACCAAGCAGGCGACAATGCCATGTCGTTTTCTGTCAACATTAAAG AACCCCCAGTTACAATTCTGGACCCGAAGGATGACGTACACATCGAACGATATGTCTCGGAGGAAATCATGCTAAAATGCGAGCTCTCTCGTTCTAACGGAGATGTTCAGTGGTTTAAAGATGGCCTGAAGCTCCAGGAGAGCGAAAACATCCATCAAAGTGCCGAGGGGCCATACAGGATGGTGACTATTCTCCATGCTTTCAGACGGGATTCTGGGGAGTATGTATGCGATACAGGGGACGACTCAGTTTTCTTCCAGCTCAATGTCACAG AGGCCCCAGTGCGTTTTGTGTCCCCCAGTGAGCCAGAGGTAGACGTGTGTATACTGAGTTCTGAGAGGCTGGTCCTCAGCTGTGAGATATCCAATGCAGATGCAGAAGTCTGCTGGTATCGTGATGGCATGGAAGTAGAGGAGAATGATAACTTGATACTGGAGGATGATGGGATTTACCGCAGACTGGAGATTCCATGTGCTGCCATAGATGATTCTGCAGAATATGTATGCGAGATAGCAGATGACTCTGTCACGTTTTGGGTGAAAATACAAG AGCCGCCCGTTCAGCTTTCCAGCTCCAAGGAGTCAGGTAGTGTAACAGAGAGTTTCACTGGTGAGCCTGTGGTCCTGGAGCTTGAGGTTTCCCGTAATAATGCAGACGTGTGCTGGATGAAGGACGGAGTTAATGTGGAGGAGAGCAGCAACATTACAATTACTGAGAACGGCCTTGTTCGCAAACTAACCATCCATTCACCAACTCTAAATGATTCTGGGATATATACATGCAATGCTATAGATGACACATTAGATTTCCTAGTCAAAATAAATG AGTCACCTataaaaattctgaaaaaagATGAGATCAAGATAGAGCACAAAGTTGTGTTGTATGACGACATTGTGTTAGAGTGTGAGCTGTCCCAGGCCAACAGTGTGGTGAATTGGTATAAAAACGGCAGTCCTATTGAGGAAAACGAGCGCTTCTGTTTTGAAGAGGAAGGGACCTTCAGAACCTTAGTCATTCTTTGTGCCGAGCAGCAAGACTCTGGAGAATACATCCTCGATGCTAATGATGATAAGATTTCATTTCATGTTACTGTACAAG AGCCTGCGGTGAGGATTATTGGAAACTCTGGTGAGTCCGACTACCAGGAGATGGTGACAGGAGATGACCTCATCTTAGCTTGTGAGGTTTCTCGAGCAAATGCACCTGTTACGTGGTTCTTTAATGAGAAACCATTGGTCCCTAATGAGCGCATGCAAATGGAGAGCAATGAGACACTCCGGAAACTGATGGTGTCCAACCTCCTCCTCTCTGACTCTGGGAAATACATTTGTGATGCTGTTGATGACAAAATGATTACTGTTGTTAAAGTTCAAG AGCCCCCAGTTGAGTTCCTCAACAAAGAAGAGGTGAACTTAGTCACTGGTTATGAAGCAGAGTCTTTAACCCTGACCGCCATGGTTTCTAGACACAATGCCCCAGTTCGGTGGCTTAAAGATTGGACTTCAGTCAGTGGAGAACGCTTCTACATAGGCAGCGAGGGCCTGACCCGCACTCTCACCATCGACCCATTAAAGAGGCTCGACAGTGGAGAGTACATGTGTGATGCAAACACGGATGAGATGCACTTTAGTCTACTGGTTAAAG AGATGCGTATTAAATTTGTAAAACCACTGATTGACACGGTGGGTCATAAAGATGGCATGGTCACACTACGCTGTGAGTTGTGTAAGCCAAAAGCTGATGTCCAATGGCTTAAGGATGGAGTGGAGATCATTCCCAGTCGTCGCTTCTCTATCCGTGCCGACGGGCCTGAGAGGAGTCTTACCATCCATCGTATCTCCAAAGAAGATGCCGGAGAATATGCTTGTGAGTCTAAAGATGACTGCACCAGTGCCAGATTAAGGGTGGAAA tGCCCCGTGTGGTGGAATTCCTCACAGAGCTTCGCAATACTGCGGTCATGGAGGGTGAGGATGCTACCTTCAAGTGTGTGGTCTCCCCCGATAATGTTCAGCTGGTCTGGCTCATGGATGGAGAAGCCATCAATCCCAGTGATCGCTTCTATATCGAACAGAACGGCTTATGTCACACTCTGATTATCCGGAAAGTCCAGCATCTGGATTCTTCCCGAATCACCGCAGAGGCTGAGGGTGTCATATCTAAAGCTACCCTCAAAGTCCAGG ATGCACAGGTGTTGTTTACCAAAAGAATGGATGCAGTGATGGCTGAAGAATTTGGAGAGGCTACGTTGGAGACAGAAGTTTGTCTGGAGTCTGGAGAAGTGCAGTGGATGAGACAGGGGGTTGTGATCCAGCCAGGACCCAGACATAAACTGACTCAGAACGGCTGTAAACGCAGCTTGACCATCTCTAACCTCAACCTGTCCGATCGAGGCACCTACCGCTGTGAGAGCCTTCATGATCGTACGCAGGTCAAACTCAACGTGGAGC CGAGGAAGATTGTCATACGTAGGGGGCTGATGGACGTTGAGACATATGAGAGAGAGACGGCATCCTTTGAGGTGGAACTTTCGCACTCTGATGTGGAGGGCGTGTGGCAAAAAGACGGTCTGCGTATCAAACCTAGTAACACCTTTCGCGTTAGTTCCAACGGACGAGTACACGGCCTTACTCTCTCCAACCTCACGCTGGAGGATTCGGGTAGCATTGTCTTTATGGGAGAAGGTCTGAGAACAACTTCCAGACTGGTAGTGAAAG AACCGCCAGTAATAATCATTAAGAGACTGTCTGATGTCAGGTGTGAAGAGGGATCTTCAGTCACTTTGGAATGTGAGCTGTCTAGGCAAAATGTGGATGTCAAATGGCAGAAG AATGGGATGGAGCTTAAATCCACCAAGGCTTTGAGGATTTATTCCATGGGACGTAAGCGTTGTTTACAGATCATGGAGTCCTGCATCAGTGACTCAGGCCTTTATACCTGTGACATAGGTGATATCAACTCTTCCTGCAAACTTGACGTCTATG AACGCGAATTAGAGATGATAACTGGCTTGAAGGATCTTTGCATTAAGGAGGACCAGAATGCTGTTTTTATGTGTGAGGTGTCTATGGAAGAAATGCCTGGGGAGTGGTACAAGAATGGCAGCAGGATACGTCCAACCAGCACCATTAAAACTCGCAGAGAGG GCACAAAGCACTTCCTACTTATATGCAATGTGAAGGCAGAAGATTCTGGGGAGATCAAGTTCGTTTCTAAGCAAATCGAATCCATTGCTCATCTTGAGGTTGAAG AGCTCCCTGCAAGCATCGTCCGTCCCCTTAGGGATCGCACAGCATTAGAGAAACACAGAGTCATTCTCGAATGCACTGTGTCATCCCCCAGATGTGAGGTCACATGGTATAAAGAGGGTGAAGAGCTGGAATCCACAGAACACATGGAAATAATAGAAGAGGACTGTTACCATAAACTGATCATCCACCAGGTGGCGCTGGAGGATGAAGGAACCTATAGCATTGAGGTTGGAGAGCACACATCAACAGCCAAGCTACTGGTGGAAG CACAGTCTATCCAAGTGAAAAACAATCTAGAAGATGTGGAGGTACGGGCTCCTGAACCGGCTTGCTTTCAATGTGAAGTGTCTGTGACTCTCGTCAAGCCCCCCACCTGGACTTTGAAGGGGGAGACGCTGCAGTCAGGACCTGATGTGCGAATAGAAAACCGAGGAACTGTCCACAAGCTGATGTTCAGTAAAACCAGCTGTGACATGAGCGGGATTGTCCAGTTTAACACAGGGAAAGCCAAAAGCAGCGCGAAACTCACAGTGCTGAACTGA